The genomic region GTTGGAGACACCGCGGCGATGCCCAGCCCGACAGTGAAGAACACGCCTGAGATAAGGAGCATCACCACGCTCAGTACCAGTGTCCATGCCAGGAAGCGCAGGCGTCCGATACGCCCGTTGACGGTGAATACCTTGAGGGTGGAAAACTCCGGCAGGTTCTCGCCAACGGTTGCCCGGGGCGGGGCGTAAGGCGAAGCGGCGGAGCCGGCGTAATCAGTTGAGCTGCCGGAGTCCGTTTCGTGTGTTTCGGCAAGGCTGAAGGCGACGGGCTGCTCTTCTTCTATGCGCGCATCGACCCCGGCGTTTTTCAGCGCTTGCAGATAGGTCTCTGCATCGGCGCGGGAAAGGTCACGCTTCAGGGCGACCGGACGGCCGGTGAAGAGTTTTTCGATCGCTTCAACGTCGCTTTTGAACAGTTCGGCGAGATTTAGCTTGGCGGTGATGCTCTCGACACCCGGGAGCAATGCGCCATCAAACACAATCTTGAAACGGTTGTCGCTCATGCGGGCATCCTTGTCACTTGAATAAGGGGGGCTGCTTCGGTCAGCAGGCGTTACATCACGGATCAGCGTGGCCAGCGTTTAGGCAATTGTGCCGCATGCTCGAGCGCCTTGCGGTATTCGGCATCCAGGCGGGCCACGAGTTCATCGACGCTGGGCAAATCATCAATCTCACCGACGCCCTGGCCGGCGGACCACACGGTCTTCCAGGCTTTTGCTTCGTCGTTGAGTGGCTTGAGCTTGGAGCCGAAATTGACTTCACCCTTGCCTTGCAGCGCGGCGAGGTCGAAACCGGCGTTTTCCAGGCTCTGGCGCATAAAGCTTGCGGGAACACCGGAGACGGCTGGAGTGTGCACGATGTCGGCGG from Pseudomonas yamanorum harbors:
- a CDS encoding DUF805 domain-containing protein — encoded protein: MSDNRFKIVFDGALLPGVESITAKLNLAELFKSDVEAIEKLFTGRPVALKRDLSRADAETYLQALKNAGVDARIEEEQPVAFSLAETHETDSGSSTDYAGSAASPYAPPRATVGENLPEFSTLKVFTVNGRIGRLRFLAWTLVLSVVMLLISGVFFTVGLGIAAVSPTIAMVIGFLVGIALLVAAVWVSVQITVQRLHDLGWSGWLWFLHLVPFVGSIFPILLMVLPGNTGANQYGAPPPRNSTAVKILSALWLAFIPLMLAGGVMLGMSGYLDQLESDVGGSYESSSINSDDDSDQATTVDEVDVQSADDAAEPVDSTQQ